One Triticum dicoccoides isolate Atlit2015 ecotype Zavitan chromosome 4B, WEW_v2.0, whole genome shotgun sequence genomic window carries:
- the LOC119293027 gene encoding ervatamin-B-like, protein MALVDVVSFLKTSPQIPLTPLGDRRAYVMVIPACYVGLGLWYMKKVEEHAAEKSTRPSKIDWVEAGVVSRVVRKQNGCASVEAIHILKTSQSISLSVQELIDCDYSNRGCWGGFSFSALRYIQRNGLSSESSYPYRARRSICKKDKLVAARISGFRLVYWTEDALEKAVAKQPVIVRLQGTIYLDNYKGGIMEYEALPTRTNMHNVLIVGYGTDPNGVKYWGFKNSWGDDWGEGGFGRIRRHVADKRGVLGMFMEPGLYPVLNI, encoded by the exons ATGGCGCTTGTGGACGTCGTTTCCTTCTTGAAGACGTCTCCGCAGATCCCGCTCACTCCTCTAGG GGACCGCAGGGCGTATGTGATGGTAATACCTGCATGCTATGTTGGTcttggactttggtatatgaagaagGTTGAAGAGCATGCAGCTGAGAAGTCCACCCGCCCGTCGAAGATTGACTGGGTGGAAGCTGGTGTTGTCTCCCGGGTTGTGAGGAAACAAAATGGCTGtg CCTCAGTGGAAGCAATACACATCCTAAAAACCTCGCAGTCAATCTCCCTCTCAGTTCAAGAACTCATTGACTGCGATTACAGCAACAGAGGCTGCTGGGGTGGTTTCTCTTTTAGTGCTCTCCGGTATATACAAAGAAATGGACTCTCGAGCGAATCCTCCTACCCATACCGGGCTCGGAGAAGTATTTGCAAAAAGGACAAATTAGTAGCGGCAAGGATATCAGGCTTTCGGCTTGTCTACTGGACCGAGGATGCTCTGGAGAAAGCGGTAGCGAAGCAGCCCGTGATTGTCAGATTACAAGGCACAATTTATCTTGATAATTACAAAGGGGGCATCATGGAGTATGAAGCCTTGCCAACAAGAACTAACATGCATAATGTCTTGATTGTTGGTTATGGCACGGATCCCAACGGTGTTAAGTATTGGGGCTTCAAGAACTCATGGGGAGATGATTGGGGCGAGGGTGGGTTTGGGAGGATCCGCAGGCATGTTGCTGACAAGCGAGGTGTCTTGGGTATGTTTATGGAGCCAGGACTATATCCAGTGCTTAATATCTGA